A stretch of the Chloroflexota bacterium genome encodes the following:
- a CDS encoding glycosyltransferase family 39 protein, which yields MSRITVALVALLIFVASLLLRLPHLDGFLTPDESVWSVHSAIFLQAMEDQDWAATNVSGHPGVTTSWAGMAGLVAKGLIAPPAGADTLRDAAQMLLDDPVRLDFLPWLRLPVALLTSLGVVLIYLLSRKLMREWVAILAAAFIVFDPFLLSHGRVLQMDALLTTFMTIAWVALLVATRTGKRRYHLFSGLAMGLAILTKSPALVLGPLMLGWILFWRSRSKQPATTWLGEAAIDLVAVGLPTLLVIIAGWPSLWIAPLATTDRVVSLMTTYGGVGHELGNFWLGQPVADPGYLFYPAALLLRTTVVTAIGLLLALVVGVIGWLRPGSGEAADSISPDQSRGMQGFERTTMAGLALYVLWFGTILSFGDKKFDRYLLPVFPSLDILAAWGGTAAIVWLMRLFPTKSGEKGRPANFNNGHCWLAVALGVALIAGQAWSALVNLPTYLTAYNPLVGGIRTAEKTMVVGWGEGLEEAADFLNQQDNAADKRVASWYGRNVFGAFFDGESYDSYYDLPTAADLYAKDVDFVVTYVNQMQRDRLDGSVLALLGKPIMTSSNGSVPLAEVYSWPKPFEHTTVRELAPGLTLTGWTVGEHDPASGLPVTLFWDAGHLSRGAAGLPSISIWMKDVAGDVWATAVAPALDEKSAIVSGWLEQPAIAQTLMLHPPVGLLAGRYRLEIAPVAGEPFALDTVDILPARRHQVTDLEIDPPGETILFGDAVRFLGHRMDVEGDHFDLELLWQNLGSPPEGIKYFVHVVDENDTIVSQRDGILGAMPNQVEAVWPTDTLLRHRIRLPLLPGDETSSVYRVFVGAYLPDGQRLPLSVAGQLVPDERLLLASLGE from the coding sequence ATGAGTCGCATCACTGTGGCACTTGTTGCGCTGCTGATCTTCGTCGCCAGCCTTCTTTTGCGCTTGCCCCATCTGGATGGTTTTCTGACCCCGGATGAGTCGGTGTGGTCTGTGCACTCGGCAATATTTCTCCAGGCTATGGAAGATCAGGATTGGGCCGCGACCAACGTTAGCGGTCATCCTGGTGTCACCACCAGTTGGGCGGGCATGGCTGGTCTGGTCGCAAAAGGGCTCATTGCCCCGCCAGCCGGAGCGGATACTTTGCGAGATGCAGCCCAGATGCTGCTGGACGATCCCGTGCGCCTCGATTTTCTTCCGTGGCTACGCCTGCCGGTGGCCCTGTTAACCTCGCTGGGGGTTGTTCTCATCTATCTGCTTTCGCGCAAGCTCATGCGCGAGTGGGTAGCTATTCTGGCTGCTGCGTTCATCGTATTTGACCCTTTTCTTCTGAGCCACGGCCGGGTGCTGCAGATGGATGCCTTGTTGACTACCTTCATGACAATCGCGTGGGTGGCCCTGCTGGTGGCAACACGAACAGGCAAACGCCGCTATCACCTGTTCAGTGGCTTGGCTATGGGATTGGCAATTCTGACCAAGTCACCGGCGCTGGTGCTGGGTCCTCTGATGCTGGGTTGGATCCTCTTTTGGCGCAGCCGATCCAAACAGCCGGCAACAACCTGGTTGGGCGAGGCTGCTATTGACCTGGTGGCAGTGGGGCTGCCCACACTCCTTGTCATCATTGCGGGTTGGCCATCGTTGTGGATAGCGCCGCTGGCAACCACCGACCGTGTGGTATCGCTGATGACCACCTATGGTGGTGTTGGCCACGAACTGGGGAACTTCTGGTTGGGCCAACCGGTGGCAGACCCCGGCTATCTTTTCTATCCAGCCGCGCTCTTGCTGCGAACAACTGTGGTCACTGCCATTGGTCTGCTACTCGCTCTGGTGGTGGGCGTGATTGGATGGTTGCGCCCGGGATCTGGCGAGGCTGCGGATTCCATATCCCCCGATCAGAGCCGCGGGATGCAGGGTTTCGAGAGGACCACAATGGCCGGGCTTGCACTGTATGTGCTCTGGTTCGGCACCATACTTAGCTTTGGCGACAAAAAATTCGATCGCTATCTATTGCCCGTTTTCCCATCGTTGGATATTTTGGCGGCCTGGGGAGGGACCGCCGCGATTGTCTGGCTGATGCGACTCTTTCCGACAAAGTCGGGTGAGAAGGGCCGACCAGCCAATTTCAACAATGGACACTGTTGGCTGGCGGTGGCGTTGGGAGTCGCTCTGATAGCAGGCCAGGCCTGGTCGGCCCTGGTAAATCTGCCCACTTACCTGACTGCTTACAATCCGCTGGTCGGCGGTATCCGCACAGCCGAAAAAACCATGGTGGTCGGCTGGGGCGAGGGCCTGGAGGAGGCGGCCGATTTCCTGAATCAACAGGATAACGCTGCAGATAAACGGGTGGCTTCCTGGTATGGACGCAATGTGTTCGGCGCCTTTTTCGATGGCGAGAGCTATGACTCGTACTACGATCTGCCCACGGCGGCAGATCTGTACGCCAAAGATGTAGATTTCGTGGTCACCTACGTCAATCAGATGCAACGCGACAGGCTCGATGGCAGCGTTTTGGCGCTGTTGGGAAAGCCGATCATGACCAGCTCAAACGGAAGCGTACCATTGGCGGAGGTCTATTCCTGGCCCAAACCATTCGAGCACACGACCGTGCGCGAATTGGCACCTGGCCTGACCCTCACCGGCTGGACCGTTGGGGAGCATGATCCGGCATCGGGTCTGCCGGTGACTCTTTTCTGGGACGCCGGGCATCTGTCGCGAGGCGCTGCCGGGTTGCCTTCAATCTCGATCTGGATGAAGGATGTGGCGGGTGATGTCTGGGCCACGGCTGTCGCGCCCGCGCTTGATGAAAAGAGTGCCATTGTGAGCGGCTGGTTGGAACAACCGGCGATCGCTCAAACATTGATGCTTCATCCCCCGGTTGGATTGCTGGCTGGCAGGTATCGGTTGGAGATAGCGCCTGTGGCGGGAGAGCCCTTTGCGCTTGACACGGTTGACATTCTGCCTGCCCGCCGGCATCAAGTCACCGACCTGGAGATCGATCCCCCGGGCGAAACGATTCTCTTCGGCGATGCTGTGCGATTCCTGGGCCATCGCATGGATGTTGAGGGAGATCATTTCGATCTGGAACTGCTCTGGCAGAACCTGGGGTCGCCGCCCGAGGGCATCAAGTATTTTGTGCACGTGGTGGATGAAAACGATACGATTGTGTCCCAGCGGGACGGCATACTGGGCGCCATGCCCAATCAGGTTGAAGCTGTTTGGCCGACCGATACGCTTCTTCGGCACAGGATACGACTTCCCCTTCTTCCGGGCGATGAGACATCTTCTGTCTACCGCGTCTTCGTCGGCGCCTACCTGCCCGATGGTCAGCGGCTTCCCCTCAGTGTGGCAGGCCAGCTGGTGCCCGACGAGCGCCTTCTTCTGGCGAGTCTGGGCGAATAA
- a CDS encoding L-ribulose-5-phosphate 4-epimerase, giving the protein MLDQLKEELYQLHLELPKNDLVKWTGGNVSARDPESGFVVIKPSGIRYEHLQPQDHVVLDLEGDVIEGRLKPSSDTASHLYIYRHRPDVNGVVHTHSPYATAFAAVGKPIPCCLTAIADEFGGPIPCAGFALIGSEDIGRQVLDNIGTSQAVLLQQHGVFTIGKTAESAVKAAVMTEDVAKAVWLAMQLGQVREIAPKDVARLHDRYTNVYGQ; this is encoded by the coding sequence ATGCTCGATCAACTCAAAGAAGAACTGTATCAATTGCACCTTGAACTTCCCAAAAACGACCTGGTGAAGTGGACTGGTGGCAATGTCAGCGCCCGGGACCCGGAGTCTGGTTTCGTGGTGATCAAGCCCAGCGGTATCCGATACGAACACTTGCAGCCGCAAGATCACGTTGTCCTTGACCTGGAGGGTGATGTGATCGAAGGCAGGCTGAAACCTTCTTCCGACACGGCGAGCCATCTGTATATCTATCGCCACCGTCCAGACGTCAACGGGGTGGTTCACACCCACTCCCCCTACGCTACCGCTTTCGCCGCTGTAGGCAAACCGATCCCATGTTGCCTGACTGCCATTGCCGACGAGTTTGGCGGGCCGATTCCCTGTGCTGGATTTGCCTTGATCGGTAGTGAGGATATCGGCAGGCAGGTTCTCGACAACATTGGCACATCCCAGGCTGTTTTATTGCAGCAACATGGTGTCTTCACTATCGGAAAAACTGCTGAATCAGCGGTCAAAGCTGCTGTGATGACCGAAGATGTTGCCAAAGCAGTCTGGTTGGCCATGCAATTGGGTCAGGTCAGAGAAATAGCGCCTAAGGATGTCGCCAGGCTGCACGACCGTTACACCAATGTCTACGGACAGTAG
- a CDS encoding helix-hairpin-helix domain-containing protein: METPPEIKNSDLRSKASDVIVDRTTMRKSLSVLTSVGADLSVALDRCNEENEALRELVLALPPEIVEAAKAGTDFPDYAALRAQVEQAEAERAAIELMLSEREHKVHDLEIQAADLGEAETKAETEAETLSGQVNHLQADLEAAVSEKNQVLEQLDAREAKLVEINSRLDSLNEQLREIVADETLEPEQITEDDVEDTRSAEPVSDEAEAPAELAGVTVLAATVSEAVSRCQEKVVELENASAQIEATQTDVATLQTQLDATLLEKEQIQLQLDEREAELDALNSQFDSFEQQLRAVLPEDAFVVEDEAEEPAAEEGEVEEIITEGDGEEMDEVEPSPPSKTTAVAAGLAAALAANQKSIDELEAGLQEKDAAVADLQAQLDDLLLEKSAVKTQLDEREAELGDLDEAKQQIADQSDQLQALTARTAELEGNLQEKEAGEVDLQSQLDSALSEKAQLEAELDEREAELNDLGNQIDSFQEELQAILPEDAFPAEDEVGEEAETAAPSRTAVLATGTTAALAANQKRSSELAEASAQVTSLSEQLDSLTIELALLQDSIQEKDAAMADLQAQLDGYTAEKTELETQLADQKAGAEAALQEKQDAIAELQSQLDSAVEEKAELQAQLGEQSAELDKLNAEIDSLEESLQTIIPEDALAEAEDSDLPKTVLLSTGIAAALASNKKQSDELNEATTQLASLQEQLDGLTAEKVGTEESLAECTGDVERLTAELTEFQTKAIESEPYERAASVAASLADLPPVKTSAASAALVAGLDPLFTGKLQQLTLVQNIGTKRQQLLYNAGVGTFWELAHVPDQELAAILQLSDTQAEQFDFTAIRFSADQLARETDTVGHIWEGRRVDDFDAISGIGDKFEQRLYEAGICTFEHLANATEEQLAEIVRAPKMQHPDFGEWIAEAAVLAEASEVDVELLRAAEIVEIEITIDDEIVSVEVEPVATIIEIDVEDDENSEDDDIKS; encoded by the coding sequence ATGGAAACTCCCCCAGAAATCAAGAACAGCGATCTACGCTCCAAAGCCTCCGACGTCATTGTCGACCGCACGACGATGCGCAAGAGCTTAAGCGTGTTGACATCGGTCGGTGCGGACCTTTCGGTCGCCCTGGATAGGTGTAACGAGGAGAACGAGGCGCTACGGGAGCTTGTTTTAGCCTTGCCGCCAGAGATCGTGGAGGCGGCCAAGGCCGGCACCGACTTTCCTGACTATGCTGCGCTTCGTGCCCAGGTGGAACAGGCCGAGGCTGAACGAGCCGCTATCGAGTTGATGCTGAGCGAACGGGAACACAAAGTCCACGATCTGGAAATCCAGGCGGCTGATCTCGGCGAAGCCGAAACCAAAGCCGAAACTGAAGCTGAGACGCTATCAGGCCAGGTCAATCACCTACAGGCTGATCTGGAGGCCGCTGTCTCCGAAAAGAATCAGGTACTGGAACAGCTGGATGCGCGTGAGGCAAAGCTGGTGGAAATCAACAGCCGGCTCGATAGCCTGAATGAGCAGCTTCGAGAAATCGTGGCCGACGAAACCCTTGAGCCCGAGCAGATCACCGAGGACGATGTCGAGGATACGAGAAGTGCGGAACCGGTCAGCGATGAAGCAGAGGCACCAGCGGAGCTTGCCGGCGTTACTGTGTTGGCCGCGACTGTGTCGGAGGCCGTTTCCAGATGCCAGGAGAAGGTAGTTGAACTGGAAAACGCCAGCGCACAGATCGAGGCCACCCAGACAGACGTGGCGACCCTTCAAACCCAATTGGATGCAACACTCTTGGAGAAAGAGCAGATTCAGCTCCAGCTCGACGAGCGGGAAGCTGAACTGGATGCGTTGAATAGCCAATTTGATAGCTTCGAGCAACAGTTGCGCGCGGTGCTGCCTGAAGATGCCTTCGTCGTGGAAGATGAAGCTGAGGAGCCAGCAGCGGAAGAAGGTGAGGTTGAAGAGATAATAACGGAAGGTGATGGCGAGGAAATGGACGAGGTCGAACCGAGTCCGCCATCCAAGACCACAGCTGTGGCTGCTGGCCTTGCCGCCGCCCTGGCTGCCAACCAGAAGAGCATCGACGAACTCGAGGCCGGTCTGCAGGAAAAGGACGCTGCTGTTGCCGACCTGCAGGCCCAGCTGGACGACCTTCTTTTGGAAAAATCCGCCGTCAAAACCCAGCTCGACGAGCGGGAAGCTGAACTCGGCGATCTGGATGAGGCCAAACAGCAGATTGCTGACCAGTCGGACCAACTGCAGGCCCTGACTGCCAGAACGGCTGAACTGGAAGGAAATCTCCAGGAAAAGGAAGCAGGCGAAGTAGACCTGCAGAGTCAGCTGGATAGCGCGCTTTCAGAGAAGGCTCAACTGGAAGCAGAGCTTGACGAGCGAGAAGCTGAGTTAAACGATCTGGGCAACCAGATCGACAGCTTCCAGGAAGAGCTGCAGGCCATTCTGCCCGAGGATGCTTTCCCTGCCGAGGATGAGGTTGGTGAAGAGGCCGAAACAGCAGCTCCAAGCAGAACCGCTGTGTTGGCTACGGGCACTACGGCTGCCCTGGCTGCCAATCAAAAGCGTTCCTCTGAGCTGGCCGAGGCCAGCGCTCAGGTTACCTCCCTGAGCGAACAACTGGACTCTCTGACCATCGAACTGGCCCTTCTCCAGGATAGTATCCAGGAGAAGGATGCAGCTATGGCAGACCTTCAGGCCCAGCTGGACGGCTACACTGCTGAAAAGACGGAACTGGAAACCCAGCTGGCCGATCAGAAGGCAGGAGCGGAAGCTGCCCTTCAGGAGAAGCAGGATGCAATTGCTGAGCTGCAATCCCAACTGGACAGCGCGGTCGAGGAAAAGGCTGAACTTCAGGCCCAACTCGGGGAACAAAGCGCCGAGTTGGACAAGTTGAATGCCGAGATCGACAGCCTGGAAGAATCGCTTCAAACGATCATCCCCGAGGACGCGTTGGCTGAGGCCGAGGATTCCGATCTGCCCAAAACGGTTCTGCTATCTACGGGGATAGCTGCTGCCCTGGCCAGCAACAAGAAGCAGTCGGATGAATTGAACGAAGCGACTACCCAACTCGCTTCCCTTCAGGAACAGCTTGACGGCCTCACCGCCGAGAAGGTTGGCACAGAGGAAAGCCTGGCGGAATGCACCGGCGATGTGGAACGCTTGACTGCCGAGTTAACCGAGTTTCAAACGAAGGCAATAGAATCTGAGCCTTACGAAAGGGCTGCCAGCGTAGCAGCCTCCCTCGCCGATTTGCCACCGGTCAAGACGAGTGCCGCCAGTGCAGCGCTGGTCGCAGGTTTGGATCCCCTCTTTACGGGCAAACTCCAACAACTGACACTGGTACAGAATATTGGCACTAAACGCCAGCAACTTCTCTACAACGCCGGCGTCGGTACCTTCTGGGAGCTGGCCCATGTTCCCGACCAGGAATTGGCAGCGATCTTACAGCTAAGTGATACGCAGGCTGAGCAGTTTGACTTTACGGCAATCCGCTTCAGCGCCGACCAACTGGCCAGGGAGACGGACACGGTTGGCCATATCTGGGAAGGGCGACGAGTCGATGACTTCGACGCCATTTCCGGTATCGGCGATAAGTTCGAACAGCGTCTTTACGAAGCTGGTATATGCACCTTTGAACATCTCGCCAATGCAACAGAGGAACAATTGGCCGAGATAGTCCGGGCACCGAAGATGCAGCATCCTGACTTTGGCGAGTGGATTGCGGAGGCCGCCGTGCTGGCCGAGGCAAGCGAAGTCGATGTCGAGCTGCTGCGAGCCGCAGAGATCGTCGAAATCGAGATAACAATCGACGATGAAATCGTCTCGGTTGAGGTAGAACCGGTCGCAACGATCATCGAAATCGATGTTGAAGATGATGAAAACTCCGAGGATGACGACATAAAGTCTTAA
- a CDS encoding collagen-like protein, with translation MDRQSSGSPIAIPGASRSVTHYGSKLVNAFVILSLIFSLMAVLPAAVSAQADAEPLIITMAPRQTVEVPVYGLCMHRGKPFPGSTLEPAELVPDEVRVAISHSVGQGFTQDDYWEPQLAVWSLIDDLEPEAPDGLARQIVDYATSGVAPTDADLEIPSLIEAMESGIISVALTDCLNISDPEYLGKGTLVITNLTDSEQVVYMPYGVRFVDPVNADVQDMAVFPAGPVYSQEQPVTECTTCPPGPAGPTGPVGPQGEVGSQGEPGPMGATGATGPQGEPGPAGPVGPEGEAGLQGEPGPAGPSGPQGEAGSQGEPGPAGPSGPQGEAGSQGESGPMGATGAVGPQGEPGPAGPSGPQGEAGSQGESGPMGATGAVGPQGEPGPAGPHGKTGPQGKVGSQGEPGPAGPPGPQGEVGPLGVPGPMGAAGSQGEPGPAGPPGPQGEVGPLGVPGPMGAAGSQGEPGPAGPSGPQGEEGLNCWDLNGNGLADPEEDVNEDGEFDSWDCSGPSGPQGEVGPQGEPGPMGATGATGSQGEVGPQGEPGAVGPHGKTGPQGKVGPLGEPGPAGPPGPQGEVGSQGEPGPMGATGANGSQGKVGLQGESGPQGEPGPMGVKGHTGPVGSQGEPGPAGPPGPQGEAGPHGGPGPVGPLGPKGEVGPQGESGPMGATGANGPVGPQGEPGPAGPPGPQGPVGLSCWDLNGDGIADKNEDVNADGEYDIWDCAGPVGATGAHGSVGPAGPAGPHGPQGEVGSQGEPGPTGATGHTGPVGPEGEPGPAGPPGPQGEPGPMGVKGHTGPVGPPGQQGETGLQGEPGKTGATGHTGPVGPEGEPGKTGATGHAGPVGPEGEPGPAGPPGPQGEVGPHGDPGPMGIKGHTGPVGPQGEPGPAGPPGPQGEVGPHGGPGPVGPLGPQGEVGSQGESGPMGATGPVGSQGKPGPAGPPGPQGPVGLSCWDLDGDGIADKNEDVNADGEYDIWDCAGPRGATGPQGPVGPVGPVGPQGEPGKMGATGHTGPVGSQGETGPMGATGHTGPVGPEGDTGPIGATGPQGEPGPMGATGHTGPVGPQGDTGPTGATGPQGEPGKMGATGHTGPVGPQGDTGPIGATGPQGEPGPMGATGHTGPVGPQGDTGPTGATGPQGPVGLSCWDLDGDGVGDENEDVNADGEHDIWDCAGPRGATGPQGPVGPVGPQGELGPMGATGHTGPVGPQGEPGSTGATGPQGEAGPQGFQGWPGPSGKPGATGPQGEPGPMGATGHTGPVGPQGESGPAGAPGPQGISGILGIVTVHESSEVDCEPTKTAEAVCPSGYLLIGGGANIDGPDSDDWLLTLQDSYPVSDTSWYVSADAWYTRIQRAGACGCDCDGWAVTAYAICADVP, from the coding sequence ATGGACAGACAATCTTCGGGATCACCAATAGCGATTCCTGGCGCATCAAGATCGGTTACTCATTATGGGAGTAAGCTGGTAAATGCGTTTGTGATCTTATCGTTGATCTTTTCCCTGATGGCAGTGTTACCTGCTGCTGTATCGGCTCAGGCAGATGCTGAACCCCTTATCATAACAATGGCGCCCAGGCAGACCGTGGAGGTGCCGGTTTATGGCCTCTGTATGCATCGCGGCAAACCGTTTCCCGGATCGACACTCGAACCGGCTGAACTCGTGCCCGATGAGGTTCGAGTTGCGATCAGCCATAGCGTCGGGCAAGGCTTCACCCAGGATGATTACTGGGAACCACAGCTGGCCGTCTGGTCTCTGATTGACGATCTGGAACCAGAAGCTCCCGATGGCCTGGCCCGCCAGATTGTCGATTATGCGACCAGTGGCGTCGCACCAACCGATGCCGATCTGGAGATTCCATCGTTGATAGAAGCAATGGAATCGGGTATCATTTCCGTCGCGTTGACCGACTGTCTCAATATCTCAGATCCAGAATATCTGGGCAAGGGCACTCTTGTCATCACTAACCTGACCGACTCAGAGCAGGTGGTCTACATGCCCTATGGCGTTCGTTTCGTTGACCCGGTCAATGCGGACGTGCAGGATATGGCTGTCTTCCCGGCAGGCCCTGTATATTCACAGGAGCAGCCTGTTACAGAGTGCACCACCTGTCCTCCAGGCCCTGCCGGTCCGACCGGTCCTGTTGGTCCCCAGGGCGAAGTTGGTTCGCAGGGCGAGCCTGGCCCGATGGGTGCCACCGGCGCTACTGGTCCCCAGGGCGAACCTGGTCCCGCCGGTCCTGTTGGACCCGAGGGTGAAGCCGGTCTCCAGGGCGAGCCTGGCCCCGCCGGTCCTTCCGGACCCCAGGGTGAAGCCGGTTCGCAGGGCGAGCCTGGCCCCGCCGGTCCTTCCGGACCCCAGGGTGAAGCCGGTTCGCAGGGCGAGTCTGGCCCGATGGGTGCCACCGGCGCTGTTGGTCCACAGGGCGAGCCTGGTCCTGCCGGTCCTTCCGGACCCCAGGGTGAAGCCGGTTCACAGGGCGAGTCTGGTCCGATGGGTGCCACCGGCGCTGTTGGTCCCCAGGGCGAGCCTGGTCCCGCCGGTCCCCATGGAAAAACCGGACCCCAGGGCAAAGTTGGTTCGCAGGGCGAGCCTGGTCCCGCCGGTCCTCCTGGCCCGCAGGGTGAAGTTGGTCCCTTGGGCGTACCCGGCCCGATGGGTGCTGCTGGTTCACAGGGCGAGCCTGGTCCTGCCGGACCTCCCGGCCCGCAGGGTGAAGTTGGTCCCTTGGGCGTACCCGGCCCGATGGGTGCTGCTGGTTCACAGGGCGAGCCTGGTCCTGCCGGTCCCTCTGGTCCACAAGGTGAAGAAGGCTTGAATTGCTGGGATCTCAATGGCAATGGTCTCGCCGATCCGGAGGAAGATGTCAACGAGGATGGCGAATTCGATAGCTGGGACTGTTCTGGTCCTTCCGGCCCACAAGGTGAGGTAGGCCCGCAAGGTGAGCCTGGCCCGATGGGTGCCACCGGTGCTACTGGTTCACAGGGCGAAGTTGGCCCACAAGGCGAGCCTGGTGCCGTCGGTCCCCATGGAAAAACCGGACCTCAAGGCAAAGTTGGTCCTCTGGGCGAACCCGGTCCCGCCGGACCACCTGGTCCGCAAGGTGAAGTTGGCTCCCAGGGCGAGCCTGGCCCGATGGGTGCCACCGGTGCTAATGGTTCACAGGGCAAAGTTGGCCTGCAGGGCGAGTCTGGTCCCCAGGGTGAGCCTGGCCCGATGGGCGTTAAGGGTCATACAGGACCTGTTGGCTCCCAAGGTGAACCTGGACCTGCCGGACCTCCTGGACCACAAGGTGAAGCAGGCCCACATGGCGGGCCAGGTCCCGTCGGTCCGCTTGGCCCCAAAGGTGAGGTTGGTCCCCAGGGCGAGTCTGGCCCAATGGGTGCTACCGGTGCTAATGGGCCTGTCGGTCCCCAGGGTGAACCTGGACCTGCCGGACCTCCTGGACCACAAGGACCTGTTGGTCTGAGTTGTTGGGACCTCAACGGTGATGGCATCGCCGACAAGAATGAAGATGTCAACGCCGACGGTGAATATGATATCTGGGATTGCGCTGGTCCCGTGGGAGCAACTGGCGCTCACGGTTCTGTGGGTCCTGCTGGTCCTGCCGGACCTCATGGTCCTCAAGGCGAAGTTGGTTCTCAGGGTGAACCTGGGCCGACGGGCGCCACCGGCCATACTGGACCTGTAGGTCCCGAGGGTGAACCTGGCCCTGCCGGACCTCCTGGACCACAGGGTGAGCCAGGCCCGATGGGCGTCAAGGGTCATACAGGACCTGTCGGACCTCCTGGACAACAAGGCGAAACCGGCCTCCAGGGTGAGCCCGGAAAGACAGGCGCCACCGGCCATACTGGACCTGTTGGTCCTGAGGGTGAGCCTGGAAAGACGGGTGCCACCGGTCACGCTGGACCTGTTGGTCCTGAGGGTGAACCTGGCCCTGCCGGACCTCCCGGACCGCAAGGTGAAGTTGGCCCGCATGGTGATCCTGGCCCGATGGGCATTAAGGGTCACACAGGGCCTGTCGGTCCCCAGGGTGAACCTGGTCCTGCCGGACCTCCCGGCCCGCAAGGTGAAGTTGGCCCGCATGGTGGGCCTGGTCCCGTCGGTCCGCTTGGCCCTCAAGGCGAAGTCGGTTCCCAGGGCGAGTCTGGCCCGATGGGTGCTACTGGGCCTGTCGGTTCCCAGGGTAAGCCTGGACCTGCCGGACCTCCCGGACCGCAAGGACCTGTTGGCTTGAGTTGCTGGGACCTTGATGGTGACGGCATCGCCGACAAGAATGAAGATGTCAACGCCGACGGTGAATATGATATCTGGGACTGCGCTGGTCCCCGGGGAGCAACTGGCCCGCAGGGTCCCGTAGGCCCTGTTGGACCTGTTGGCCCGCAGGGTGAGCCCGGAAAGATGGGCGCCACCGGCCATACCGGACCTGTTGGCTCGCAAGGTGAAACTGGACCGATGGGCGCCACCGGTCATACTGGACCTGTTGGTCCTGAGGGTGACACTGGCCCCATTGGAGCTACTGGCCCGCAGGGTGAGCCTGGTCCCATGGGCGCCACCGGCCATACCGGACCTGTTGGTCCCCAGGGTGACACTGGCCCCACTGGAGCTACTGGCCCGCAGGGTGAGCCCGGAAAGATGGGCGCCACCGGCCATACCGGACCTGTTGGTCCCCAGGGTGACACTGGCCCCATTGGAGCTACTGGCCCGCAGGGTGAGCCTGGTCCCATGGGCGCCACCGGCCATACTGGACCTGTTGGCCCCCAGGGTGACACTGGCCCCACTGGAGCTACTGGACCGCAAGGACCTGTTGGCCTGAGTTGCTGGGATCTTGATGGTGACGGCGTCGGCGACGAGAATGAAGATGTCAATGCCGACGGTGAACATGATATCTGGGACTGCGCTGGTCCCCGGGGAGCAACTGGCCCTCAGGGTCCCGTAGGACCTGTTGGCCCTCAGGGTGAGCTTGGTCCCATGGGCGCCACCGGTCATACTGGACCTGTTGGACCGCAAGGTGAGCCCGGCTCCACTGGAGCTACTGGCCCGCAAGGTGAAGCTGGTCCCCAGGGCTTCCAGGGTTGGCCCGGCCCAAGCGGCAAGCCTGGAGCAACTGGCCCTCAGGGTGAACCCGGACCAATGGGTGCCACCGGCCATACAGGACCTGTTGGACCGCAAGGTGAGTCTGGTCCTGCCGGCGCTCCCGGTCCCCAGGGTATTTCTGGTATCCTGGGAATTGTCACTGTACATGAGTCGAGTGAAGTCGACTGTGAGCCCACAAAAACTGCTGAAGCTGTCTGTCCCAGTGGGTACCTGCTTATCGGCGGCGGTGCTAACATCGATGGCCCCGACTCCGATGATTGGCTACTGACGCTTCAGGACAGTTATCCTGTGTCCGATACGTCCTGGTACGTAAGTGCTGATGCCTGGTACACTCGCATTCAGCGGGCGGGCGCTTGTGGCTGCGACTGTGACGGTTGGGCTGTGACAGCCTATGCAATCTGTGCTGATGTCCCATAG